The Agrococcus sp. SGAir0287 DNA window CGCGCCAGCTCGTGCGGCCCGTCTGCGGATCGAGCTGCGCACCGTAGAGCATCCCGTAGACGTAGGAGGCGCCGACGACGATCCAGAGCGACCGGAAGACGAGCGAGGCGAGCGTGGAGTCGATGAGGTAGAGGCCGATGAGCCCGACGGACGCGGCGATCATGAGCGCGGGCAGCAGGAAGACGGAGAACCAGAACAGGCCGAAGGCGATCGAGCCGAGGCCGTGCCCGCGCGCGGGCCGGAACCACAGGTGGCGATACCGGCGCGTGAGCTGCACGTTGCCGCGCGCCCAGCGCAGCCGCTGCCTCCAGAGCCCGTCGATGCGGTGCGGCTCCTCCGCGAGCACGATCGCGTGCGGCTCGAGCACGACCCTGCGGCCCGCGAGCTGCGTCTCGAACGTCGTCACGGTGTCCTCGGCGAGCGAGGACGTGTCGATCGCGCCGCCCAGGTCCTCGATGTTGCGCCGCGAGTGCAGCTGCGCGCCGCCGGCCAGGCACGCCATGGCGCCCAGGACGCTCTGCGAGCGGCGGCTCGCGAGCTGCGCCAGCACGTACTCGAAGCCGATGAACCGTGCGAGGAAGTTCTTCCTCGCGCTGCCCTCCTTGATGTACGCCGTCACGGCGCCCACGCGCTCGTCGGCGAGGTGGCGCGCCATCTTGCGCAGCGACGTCGGCTCGTAGACGACGTCGGCGTCCATGATGAGCAGCGCCTCCATCCAGCCGTCGGCGAGCACGTGCCGGATGCCGTGGTTCAGCGTGTGCGCCTTGCCCTCGCCTCCCTGCTCGCGGCGCAGGTGCACGACTCGCCCGGGGTGCCGTCGCACGCGCTCGCGCACGACGTCGGGGGTGTCGTCGGTCGACGCGTCGTCGACGACGACGATGCGGAGGCGGTCGGCCGGATACTCGAGGCGCAGCAGGCGGTCGATGGAGCCGCCGACGACGAGCCCCTCGTTCCACGCCGGGATCACGACGACGATGCGGGGCGTGTACGGCGCGGCGCGGTCGTAGTGGTTGATCCACGCGTGCAGCGGCAGCACGAGGAACTGGAACGCGGTGACGAGGGCCGGCACGGCACCGCAGGCGACAAACGCGACGAGCACGACGGTGAGCGCCGTCGTCGCGACGTCGAGCGGGCTCACCGATCGGCCTCGTCGAGGATGCGGGCGACGGCGTCGTACCTGCCGACGTCCGCCGCGACGTGCGCGTCGGTCGACGCGACCACGCGCGCTCCAGCATCCCGCGCGGCGCGCACGGCGCGCGGGCGGGGGCACGCCCACTTCTCGTTGACCTCGACGAGCGTGCCGGTCTCGGCGGCCTCGACGGCCCAGCGGCGCAGGAGCGCATCCGGGATGGCCGCCTCGTCGACGCCGACCTTCGGCAGGATCGAGAAGGGATGCGCCAGCTGCGCACGTCCGGGCAGGCGCCGCATCGCGCCGATCGTCGCCTCGACGACCCAGCCGACGACGGCGTCGGCCGTGAGGCCAGCCGCCATCGCCTCCTGCGTGCGCCGCGGGCTCCACGGCCCCTCGGGCGTCGGCACCTGATGGTCGGCGACGACGACGGCGTCGACGCCGCCCGGCCCGACGACCAGGTCCAGCGGCACGTCGAGCGCGCCGGTCACGTCGAGCAGCTTCGCCTCGACGCCCGTGCGCACGACGAGGCCCGGCGGCACCGACAGCGCGGCGACGGCGGCGAGGAAGTCCGGCACCCACGTCGTGTCGTGACGCACGTGCTCCGTGCATCGCAGCTCGCGCACGCCCGCGGCATGCGCGGCGGCGACGATCTCGTCGAGCGTCGAGCGCGCATCGTCGGAGAAGGTCGAGTGCACGTGCCAGTCGCCGTGCAGCTCGGCGCGCATCAGCCCGCTCCGAGGATGGCGTCGACCGGCACGACGACGTCCTCGAGGTAGCGGACGCTCGCGACCTCCTTCACGTCGACGCGCTCGGGCAGCGGGCGACCGAGCGCGAGGTCGAGCGCGAGCGACGGCAGGTCGGCGCCCGCGGCGATGACGAGCGGCAGCCCGCCGGAGAAGCGCGGGTTGATCTCGAGCAGCATCGCGCGACCGACCGCGTCGCGGCGCAGCTGCACGTTGGCGACGCCCACGATGCCCGCGGCGCGCGCGCACGCGATCGCGGCGTCCTCGAGGTCCGGGTCGCGGACGGTGCGGCCCGCGACGGCGACGCCCGAGTCGACGCGCGCGCGCAGGCGGGGCACGGCGACGACGGGGCCGCTCGGCCCGACGAGCACGTCGACCGAGAACTCGTCGCCGGGCAGGTGCGCCTGCACGATGCGACCCTCGTCGCGCGGCATCGACTCGAGCACGGCGCGCGTCGCCACGATCTCGACGCCGCGCGAGCCGGCGCCCTCGCGCGGCTTCACGACGACGGGGAACGCCCAGTCGCGCCCGACGCCGGCGTCGTCGAGCAGCGCCGTCTCGGGAGCGCGCCCGGTGTCGGCGCAGGCCTGCGCGAGGTGCCACTTGTCGAGGCAGACGTCGAGCGCCGCATCGTCGACGCCGAGGAACGTCGCCGCCACCTCGTCGCGCCGACCGCGCACGGCCCGCAGCTCGGCGTCGACCGTGAGCGCCACGACGTCGATGCGGTCGGCGTCGACGAGCGCGGCGAGCGCCGGCACGAACCCCTCGGCCGCACCCGCCGGCACCAGGCGACGGGCGTCCGCATCGACGAGGTACAGCCCGCTCGCCCAGCCATCCATGTCGGCTGCGACGACGTCGACGTCGTCGCGCCGCAGGAGCGAGCGGATCGCCGCGACGCCGGCCGGTCCCCCGGCGCCGGTGACGAGCACGCGGATGCGCGCGCTCACGCGATCGCCTGCTGGTCGCGCGCGAGCGACGCGGAACGGTCGTCGGCGCCGATCGCGCCGGCGTCCCGCACGACCTCGAGCGGCTCGATCCAGGTCCCGTCGCCGAAGCGCCCCCAGTAGCGGGCGGTGGCCTCGATGAGCTGCGGATCGAGGTAGGGACGGATGCCCTGCTGCGACGCGAAGCACGCGAGCAGCCGCTGCTTCGCCTCGAGGTGGCGGTCGATCGTCACGAAGCGCGTCGGGCGGAACTCGATCGTCGTCGAGGGGCTCTGGTAGCACGCGACCTCGGCGACGCCGCGCGTCGCCACGAGCGTCGCGGCGTGCACGGCGCGGTGATCCTGGTGGCGATCGTGGCTCGAGTGCGTGTAGACGACGCTCGGCGACACCTGCTCGACGACGCGCTCGATGATGCCGACCGTCGGCTCGGCGTGCGCGATGCTCGTGTCGGCGAGGTCCTCGAGGAAGAGGCGGGCGCCGAGCAGCTCGGCGGACGCCATCGACTCGGCCTGACGGTGGTCGGCGTCGCCGCCGCGGGCGCCGCGCGAGAGCGTGAGCACGACGACGGCGTCACCGGCTGCCACGTGCGCGCTGAGCGTGCCGCCGACGCCGAGCTCGACGTCGTCGGGATGCGCGCCGATCGCCAGCACCGTCCGCCGCCGCTCGCAGCGCTGGGCGCGCAGCGCGGCGAGGCGTTCGACGGTCGCGATGAGCGCGGCGGTCGCGAGCGGCTTCTCGAGGAACTCGTCGACGTGATGGCGCAGGGCGCGCACCGCGTAGTCGACCGAGGCGTGCGCCGTCATGACGACGACGGGCAGGTCGGGATCGAGGGCCTTCGCGACCCGCGCGAGCTCGAGCCCGTCGCGGTCGGGCAGCTCGACGTCGGTCACGAGCACGTCGGGCCGATGCTCGCGGATCGTCTGCTCGAGGTCGGCGCCGTCGAAGCGCAGCAGCACCTCGAGCTCGCCGCTGCGCTCGAGCACGACGCGCACGAGGTGCGCGACGTCGTGATCGTCCTCGATGACGAGGATCCTTCGCTGTGTGGCCATCGATGAGGATGCTATCCGCGCCCCCGTCGAATGCTGGGAGGCGCGTCCGCGCGGCCGACATGCGTCCTGGGCGTCGTCCAGCGCACGATGGCACGCTCGACGACATGCATCCCGCGCTCGTCGTGCTGATCGTCGCAGTCGGCCTCGCCGCGATGGGGGCCTTCTGGGCCATCCTCGCGCGTGCCCTGCGGTCGCCGCTGCAGCCCCACTGGCATCGAACGATCGGCACGTGGCAGCCGTGGCAGCCGCTGCGGCGGCAGCACCTGCGCTACGAGGTCGGCGGGCGGTCGTACGTCTGCGTCGACGACAGCTCGCGGAGCCTGCCGCGGCGCGGCACCGCGTTCGTGCGCTACGACCCCGAGGATCCGGCTCGGTCCGTCGTCGACGGGCAGGTCGGTCCGGGCGATGCCCTCCTCATCGTCGCGATCCTGTGCTGGGTCGTCTCCGGCGCGCTGCTCGTCCTGGCGGCCCTGCTGCCGTGGCTCATGACGCAGGCCGCCTCCTGGGCGCCGGCCTGATCGCCGCGCGCGGGACCTGCGCGCACGAGCGCTGCGGGGTCCGTCCAGCGACGTCCACGAGGATCGTGCGCGTGACGACCGACGCCCCCGCAGCAGCATCCGACTCCGCGACCGACGCCGCCTTCCCGCGTCCCGACGCGCCGGATCCCGCGCGGCCCCTGCCGCCGTGGCGTGCGCGGCTGCGCGCGCTCGTCGAGCATCCCTGGTTCCAGCGGTCGATCGTCACGCTCATCGTGCTGAACGCGCTGCTCATCGGCGCCGAGACGTATCCGGGCGTCCACGACGCCGGCGGCGGCATCCTGCACGTGCTCGACGCGGCGATCCTCGCGATCTTCACGATCGAGCTGCTGCTGCGCATCGGCGCCTACGGGTGGCGGTTCTTCACGAACGGCTGGAACCTCTTCGACCTGTTCGTGGTCGGCGTGTCCTTCATCCCGTCCGGCGGTGCGCTGCAGGTGCTGCGCGTCCTCCGCGTCCTGCGGGTCCTCCGGCTGCTGTCGCAGGTGCCCGCTCTGCGCCGCGTCGTCGGCGCGCTCGGCTCGGCGATCCCCGGCATCGCCGCGATCGGCGGGCTGCTCGTCATCATCATGTACGTCTACGTCGTCGCGTGCACGATGCTGTTCGGCACCATCTCGCCCGAGCTCTTCGGCGACCTCGGCGCGTCGACCGTCTCCCTCTTCCGCCTGCTCAACGGCGACGGGTGGGGCGAGATCGTGCCGCCGTTGCAGGCCGAGCTGCCGTGGGCGTGGGCGTTCATGATGGGCTACGGCCTCATCTCGACGTTCGTCATCCTCAACCTCTTCATCGCCGTCACGTGCGAGGCGCTCGAGAACCAGAAGGAGGAGGAGACCGAGCTGACGATCAAGGAGCGGCAGCTCATGGACGAGGTGCTCGAGCTGAAGGCGATGGTGCGCGCGCTCGCCGAGCAGCGCACGGCGCCGCGGCCCTAGCGCCGACCGCCGAGCACGCATCCCGGCGCAGCGTGCATCCGCCCACAGCGCATCGGCGTTTCAGGACCGAGTGCAAGAACACTCGTAGGATCGTTCGGTGACCAGACACGCGCCCGCACGGCACGACTCCCCCGCTATCGACGATGCGCCCCCGGGCGGCCCGACGATGCGGCAGCGCCGCCGGTCGATGCTCGCCTCGGCGGTCGGCAACGGGCTCGAGTGGTTCGACTGGAACGTCGCCGTCGTCTTCTCGGGTGCGCTGAGCGCCGCGCTCTTCGACCCTGCCGACCCCACGAGCGCCCTGCTGTCGCTCTTCGCGCTGCTCGGCGTCGGCTTCCTCTTCCGACCCCTCGGCGGCGTCCTGTCCGGCTGGCTCGCCGACCGCTTCGGCAGGCGCACCGTCATGGTGGCGACGATGCTCACGATGAGCGCCGCCTCCCTGTCGATCGCGCTGCTGCCGACGTTCGAGCAGGCCGGCGTGCTCGCCTCGGTGCTGCTGCTCGTCGCACGGCTCGCGCAGGGCCTCGCGCACGGCGCCGAGTCGACGGCCGGCTACGCGTACATCGCCGAGATCGCCCCGCGGCGGCGGCGCGGCCTGTGGTCGTCGACGCTCGCGATGGGCGTGCTCGTCGGCTCGATCCTCGCCTCCGCGATGGGCTTCGGCCTCACCTCGGCGCTGGGTGCGGATGCGGTCGCCGCGTGGGCGTGGCGCATCCCCTTCGCCGTCGGCGCCGTGCTCGCGATCGTCGCGCTCGTGCTGCGCGTGGCGATGATCGAGTCGGACGTGCTGCGCACGGCGCAGGCGGAGGGCGAGGTCGGCCCCGACGCGTCCGCACCCCCGTCGGCCGAGGACCGGCGCGACGCCGTGCGCGCGGGCGTGAAGGTGTTCGGCTTCGTCGCGCTCATCTCGATCGCGTTCTACACGTGGCTCACGTCGGCATCGACGCTCGCGACGGCGCAGCACGGCATGGACCCGGCCGCGGCGTTCGCGTCGAGCCTCGTCGCGCAGCTCGTGTGCGTGGCGGTCATGCCGCTGCTGGGCGCGCTGTCGGATCGCGTCGGCCGCCGCCCGATCGCGCTCCTGTTCACCGTCGGCTTCGCCGTGCTCACGGCGCCGCTCACGCTGCTCATCTCGGACGCGCCCTGGACGCTGCTCGTCGCCCAGTCGCTCGCCCTCGTGCTCGTCGCGGGCGGCAACGGCATCTACTCGGCGCTGCTCTCCGAGCAGTTCCGCACCCGGCACCGCGCCCGCGGCATCGGCATCGCGAACTCGCTGTCCGTCGCGATCTTCGGCGGCACGGCGCTGTACGTGAACCTGTGGCTGTCGTCGATCGGCGCCTCGTGGCTCTTCATCGTGTACGTGTCGCTCGTCGCCGTCGCGGCGTCGATCGCCGTGTGGCGCATGCGCGAGACGCGTGGCATCGACCTGCGGGCGTAGCGGCGCTCAGACGCCGCCGGACCCGAGGCGCAGGTGCAGGATCGGGTACGGCCGTCCTGCGTCGTCGGTCTCGGATCGCCCGGCGACCTCGAAGCCGCGGCGCTCGTAGAAGCGCGCCGCAGACGCGTTCTGCTCGTTGACGTCGACGCGCCGGATGCCGTGCTCGGCGATCGCGTGCGCGAGGAGCGCCGAGCCGACGCCGCGCCCGTGGTGCGCCGCGTCGACGAACAGCATCTCGAGCGCACCGTCGTGCATGCCCGCGAAGCCGACGACGCGGCCGCCGACCTCCGCGACCGCGAGGTGCACTGCGGGGAGGTACGCATCGGCGAGCGCCGCCTCGATCGCGTCGCGATCCTCGCGCGCGAGGAAGTCGTGGGTCGCGTCGACGGCGCTGCGCCACACGGCGACGAGCGCGGGATGCTCGCTCGGCCCCTGCGCGGGACGGATGCGCACCTCGGCATCCGCATCCGCATCCCCGGCCGCCACCGTCCGCGCCGTGATCGCGTGCAGCACCGCGACCATGTCGAGCGCGCCGTCGCCCTGCGCGACCGACTCGGCGTACAGCGCTCGCGCGACGTCGAGGAGCGGGCTCGCGATGCCCGCCTCGCGCGCGGCGTCGACGATGAGGTCCGCGTTCATGAGCACGTCGCGGATGGACGCCTGCGGCGCCCAGTCCTCCCCCACGACCTTCTCGGTCTTCACCCGCGAGATCGGCGAGGCCATCTGGCCGGCGTCGAGCACCTGCCGCAGGGTCGCGAGCGGGAGGCCGTGCTGCTCGGCGAAGTGGAACGACTCGGCGAGGCCCGTGACGAGCGCGATGAGGAAGACGTTGACGGAGAGCTTCATCGTGAGCGCGGCCGGCACGGCGCCGCACACGGTGATCGAGGCGCAGAGGTGCTCGAGGATCGGCGCGACCTCGGCGACCGCATCCTCGGGGCCCGCGAGCATGCCGACGAGCGCACCCTCCTCCGCCGGGCGACGCGATCCCGAGACCGGCGCCTCCACGAGCACGCCGCCCGCCGCCGCGACGTCGGCGGCGAGCCGCTGCGAGACAGCGGGCGCGATCGTGCCCATGTTCACGACGATGCGCCCCGCGACGAGATCCCCGAGGCCGGCGCCCGGCGCGCGCAGCACGGCGTCGATCGCGTCGGCGTTCGCCAGCATGAGGATCACGATCCGGGCCCGCGCGAAGACCGTCCGCGGATCGGGCGCGACCTCGGCACCGACGTCGGCGAGCGCTCGCGCCGCCCGCTCGGATCGGTTCCACACGACGAGCGGCAGGCCCGCGCGTGCGAGCCTCGTGGCCATCGGCTCGCCCATGATCCCGAGGCCCACGAATCCGATCGGCTCGCCCATCTCGCGCACGGCGACACTCTACGAGCGGTGCGCGCCGCGTCCGGCATGCGCTGGTCGCGGCCGCGTCCGTGGGCCCGAGCGGGCTCGAACCGCTGACCCCCTCGGTGTAAGCGAGGTGCTCTGACCAGCTGAGCTACGGGCCCGCGTCGACCCTACGCGACGCCGCGCCCGCGTTCGGCGCTCGCCAGGCGACCGCCGCGACGGGCACGGCGGCGACGAGCACGACGGCGAGCGCGACGACGCAGCCGAGCCATCCGAACGCGGCGAACACCGGGCCGAGCGCCACCGCCGCCACGGCGCCGCCGAGGTAGTAGGCCGTGAGGTAGAGGCCGACGGCCGACGAGCGCGCGACGGTCACGTGTCGCGCGACGAAGCCGGTCGCGCACGACTGCCCCGCGAAGACCGCGACGCACGTGAGCGCGAGTCCCGCCACGATCGCCCACGTGGCACCCGCGTCGCCGAGGCCGGCGAGTGCGAGCCCCGCGACGCCGACGCCCGCGGCGATCACGAACGTCGGCACGAGCCCGATCCGCGCGATGACGGCGCCGACGCGCGGCGTGACGACGATCGCGAGCAGGAAGACGACGAAGACGAGGGAGACCTGCCACTCGGCCAGGTCGTGCGGCGGCGCCACGAGCGCGAGCGCGCCGTAGGTGAACGAGCCCACCTGCAGCGCGAGCAGCGCGGCGCCGACGAGGCACGTGGCGAGGATGCGGCCGTCGCGCAGGTGCCTGCCGAAGCCGCGCACGCCCGCACCGACCGACGCGGACGCCGCGAAGCCGCGGTCGCTCGGCAGCCATGCGGCGACGGCCGCGAGCGCCGCCGCGACGACGAGCGCGACGGCGACGAACGACCACTGCCAGCCCAGCGGCGCAGCGATCCCCGACACGAAGCGCCCGAGGAAGCCGCCGAGCGCCGTGCCGGCGACCTGCAGCGCACCGAGCCGCACGGCGAGCGGACCGGGCCACGCCTCCGGGATCATCGCGATCGACGTCGAGAACACGAACGGCACGAGCATGCCCTGCACGACGCGCACCGCGACGAGCATCCAGAGCGATGGCGCGAGCGCGCACAGCAGCGTCGTCGCGAGCACGCCCGCCAGCGCCCACACGATCACCGAGCGGCGCCCCAGGCGATCGGACACGGCCCCCGCGATCGGCGCCGAGAGCGCCACCCCGAGCGTCGATGCCGCGATCGTCCAAGCGGCGGCCGCCGCCGACGCATCCAGATCGCGTGCGAGCGCGTCGAGGATCGGCTGCGTCGCGTACAGGACCGAGAGCCCGCCCACGCCCGACGCGACGACCGCGATCCGCTCGCGCCGCGTGGCGCCGCGCGCGTCGCCCGCCGCGGACGGATCAGCCAAGCGCGGCGAGCGCCTCGCGGTACGCGGCGAGGTCGCGCGCCTGGCCGGGCTCGGTGCGGAAGGCGGCGGCGACGAGCCCGTGCGCGTCGACGAGGAAGGTCGCGCGCGTCGCGAAGCCGCGCTCGGGCAGGAAGGCCCCGTAGCGGCTCGCGACCTCGCCGTGCGGCCAGAAGTCCGACAGCAGGCGGAATCGGTAGCCCTCCTCCTCGGCGAAGCGCGCGAGCGTCGCCTTCGAGTCGACCGAGATCGCCAGCAGCTCGACGCCCGCGTCGTCGAAGAGCTCCATCGCGTCGCGCAGCTCGCACAGCTCGCCCGTGCACGTGCCCGTGAACGCGAGCGGGAAGAAGACGAGCGCGACGGGCCTCCCGCGCAGCTGCGAGAGCGTCACCTCCTCGCCGTGATGGTCGACGAGCGTGAAGTCGGGGGCGATGTCGCCGACGATGGGTGCCATGGCCCCATCCTGGCACCGCCATGCGGCACCGCCGCCCGGGCGGTGAACGCGGTGCGCGCGGCCGTTGCGAGGTGCGGCTGCTGCACTCGGGTGCGGTTGCATCGGCACCTCGGTGCAGCAACCGCACCTCGCAGCACTGCGGCGATTCCGCCACCGGCGCACCACCCGCGGACGGCATCCGTGCGCGGGATAGGCTGGCTCCGTCGCACGTCGCCGGTGACCCCGGGGCGCGGTGACGCGAGCAGTCCACGAGCCACGCAGGAGTCAGCAGTGCCGGTGAACGACCAGGATCCCTACTCGGTCAACGCGATGGATCGGGATCCCGAGGAGACCGCGGAGTGGCAGGAGTCGCTCACCCAGCTCGTCGAGACGCACGGGCACGAGCGCGGGCGCGAGATCATGCTCAGCCTCCTCAAGCGGTCGAAGGACCTCCACCTCGGCGTGCCGATGGTGCCGACGACCGACTACATCAACACGATCGCGGCCGACGACGAGCCGGAGTTCCCCGGCGACGAGGCCGTGGAGCGCCGCTACCGCCGCTGGATCCGCTGGAACGCCGCC harbors:
- a CDS encoding glycosyltransferase; the encoded protein is MSPLDVATTALTVVLVAFVACGAVPALVTAFQFLVLPLHAWINHYDRAAPYTPRIVVVIPAWNEGLVVGGSIDRLLRLEYPADRLRIVVVDDASTDDTPDVVRERVRRHPGRVVHLRREQGGEGKAHTLNHGIRHVLADGWMEALLIMDADVVYEPTSLRKMARHLADERVGAVTAYIKEGSARKNFLARFIGFEYVLAQLASRRSQSVLGAMACLAGGAQLHSRRNIEDLGGAIDTSSLAEDTVTTFETQLAGRRVVLEPHAIVLAEEPHRIDGLWRQRLRWARGNVQLTRRYRHLWFRPARGHGLGSIAFGLFWFSVFLLPALMIAASVGLIGLYLIDSTLASLVFRSLWIVVGASYVYGMLYGAQLDPQTGRTSWREIILFPGAISLVVMLSAFFPGILGEWLPGVLGVAPSPALLMAIDLASFAWISLCMLAAWGLRLLDRTRIGSRLTPFLTYVVGFGPILCAVTFAAYVAEARGAARTWDKTEKTGRVLG
- a CDS encoding response regulator, producing the protein MATQRRILVIEDDHDVAHLVRVVLERSGELEVLLRFDGADLEQTIREHRPDVLVTDVELPDRDGLELARVAKALDPDLPVVVMTAHASVDYAVRALRHHVDEFLEKPLATAALIATVERLAALRAQRCERRRTVLAIGAHPDDVELGVGGTLSAHVAAGDAVVVLTLSRGARGGDADHRQAESMASAELLGARLFLEDLADTSIAHAEPTVGIIERVVEQVSPSVVYTHSSHDRHQDHRAVHAATLVATRGVAEVACYQSPSTTIEFRPTRFVTIDRHLEAKQRLLACFASQQGIRPYLDPQLIEATARYWGRFGDGTWIEPLEVVRDAGAIGADDRSASLARDQQAIA
- a CDS encoding peroxiredoxin, which codes for MAPIVGDIAPDFTLVDHHGEEVTLSQLRGRPVALVFFPLAFTGTCTGELCELRDAMELFDDAGVELLAISVDSKATLARFAEEEGYRFRLLSDFWPHGEVASRYGAFLPERGFATRATFLVDAHGLVAAAFRTEPGQARDLAAYREALAALG
- a CDS encoding ion transporter, which gives rise to MTTDAPAAASDSATDAAFPRPDAPDPARPLPPWRARLRALVEHPWFQRSIVTLIVLNALLIGAETYPGVHDAGGGILHVLDAAILAIFTIELLLRIGAYGWRFFTNGWNLFDLFVVGVSFIPSGGALQVLRVLRVLRVLRLLSQVPALRRVVGALGSAIPGIAAIGGLLVIIMYVYVVACTMLFGTISPELFGDLGASTVSLFRLLNGDGWGEIVPPLQAELPWAWAFMMGYGLISTFVILNLFIAVTCEALENQKEEETELTIKERQLMDEVLELKAMVRALAEQRTAPRP
- a CDS encoding ATP-grasp domain-containing protein is translated as MSARIRVLVTGAGGPAGVAAIRSLLRRDDVDVVAADMDGWASGLYLVDADARRLVPAGAAEGFVPALAALVDADRIDVVALTVDAELRAVRGRRDEVAATFLGVDDAALDVCLDKWHLAQACADTGRAPETALLDDAGVGRDWAFPVVVKPREGAGSRGVEIVATRAVLESMPRDEGRIVQAHLPGDEFSVDVLVGPSGPVVAVPRLRARVDSGVAVAGRTVRDPDLEDAAIACARAAGIVGVANVQLRRDAVGRAMLLEINPRFSGGLPLVIAAGADLPSLALDLALGRPLPERVDVKEVASVRYLEDVVVPVDAILGAG
- a CDS encoding acetyltransferase; its protein translation is MGEPIGFVGLGIMGEPMATRLARAGLPLVVWNRSERAARALADVGAEVAPDPRTVFARARIVILMLANADAIDAVLRAPGAGLGDLVAGRIVVNMGTIAPAVSQRLAADVAAAGGVLVEAPVSGSRRPAEEGALVGMLAGPEDAVAEVAPILEHLCASITVCGAVPAALTMKLSVNVFLIALVTGLAESFHFAEQHGLPLATLRQVLDAGQMASPISRVKTEKVVGEDWAPQASIRDVLMNADLIVDAAREAGIASPLLDVARALYAESVAQGDGALDMVAVLHAITARTVAAGDADADAEVRIRPAQGPSEHPALVAVWRSAVDATHDFLAREDRDAIEAALADAYLPAVHLAVAEVGGRVVGFAGMHDGALEMLFVDAAHHGRGVGSALLAHAIAEHGIRRVDVNEQNASAARFYERRGFEVAGRSETDDAGRPYPILHLRLGSGGV
- a CDS encoding DUF3592 domain-containing protein — encoded protein: MHPALVVLIVAVGLAAMGAFWAILARALRSPLQPHWHRTIGTWQPWQPLRRQHLRYEVGGRSYVCVDDSSRSLPRRGTAFVRYDPEDPARSVVDGQVGPGDALLIVAILCWVVSGALLVLAALLPWLMTQAASWAPA
- a CDS encoding PHP domain-containing protein is translated as MRAELHGDWHVHSTFSDDARSTLDEIVAAAHAAGVRELRCTEHVRHDTTWVPDFLAAVAALSVPPGLVVRTGVEAKLLDVTGALDVPLDLVVGPGGVDAVVVADHQVPTPEGPWSPRRTQEAMAAGLTADAVVGWVVEATIGAMRRLPGRAQLAHPFSILPKVGVDEAAIPDALLRRWAVEAAETGTLVEVNEKWACPRPRAVRAARDAGARVVASTDAHVAADVGRYDAVARILDEADR
- a CDS encoding MFS transporter; translated protein: MTRHAPARHDSPAIDDAPPGGPTMRQRRRSMLASAVGNGLEWFDWNVAVVFSGALSAALFDPADPTSALLSLFALLGVGFLFRPLGGVLSGWLADRFGRRTVMVATMLTMSAASLSIALLPTFEQAGVLASVLLLVARLAQGLAHGAESTAGYAYIAEIAPRRRRGLWSSTLAMGVLVGSILASAMGFGLTSALGADAVAAWAWRIPFAVGAVLAIVALVLRVAMIESDVLRTAQAEGEVGPDASAPPSAEDRRDAVRAGVKVFGFVALISIAFYTWLTSASTLATAQHGMDPAAAFASSLVAQLVCVAVMPLLGALSDRVGRRPIALLFTVGFAVLTAPLTLLISDAPWTLLVAQSLALVLVAGGNGIYSALLSEQFRTRHRARGIGIANSLSVAIFGGTALYVNLWLSSIGASWLFIVYVSLVAVAASIAVWRMRETRGIDLRA
- a CDS encoding MFS transporter, translated to MADPSAAGDARGATRRERIAVVASGVGGLSVLYATQPILDALARDLDASAAAAAWTIAASTLGVALSAPIAGAVSDRLGRRSVIVWALAGVLATTLLCALAPSLWMLVAVRVVQGMLVPFVFSTSIAMIPEAWPGPLAVRLGALQVAGTALGGFLGRFVSGIAAPLGWQWSFVAVALVVAAALAAVAAWLPSDRGFAASASVGAGVRGFGRHLRDGRILATCLVGAALLALQVGSFTYGALALVAPPHDLAEWQVSLVFVVFLLAIVVTPRVGAVIARIGLVPTFVIAAGVGVAGLALAGLGDAGATWAIVAGLALTCVAVFAGQSCATGFVARHVTVARSSAVGLYLTAYYLGGAVAAVALGPVFAAFGWLGCVVALAVVLVAAVPVAAVAWRAPNAGAASRRVDAGP